A genomic segment from Streptomyces antibioticus encodes:
- a CDS encoding lysophospholipid acyltransferase family protein, which produces MFSRTVVALTPFFGRLTTTSEITLRLPAGSIFVANHDSLADPAVVMAALRRYDLEPVVLAAAGLWRIPGFGRALTRAGHIPVRRGTAQAALALDAAAEALAGGRHVLLYGEGRLPSRRDAGAAPPEPFRTGLARLARTSGAMVVPVGHAGARRIASGSAAKQLAGTLTAPVRRPHCHVHLGAPLRLPTETDRGTAFARHAVTTAWRTAARAVGERLPV; this is translated from the coding sequence GTGTTCAGCCGTACCGTCGTCGCCCTGACTCCGTTCTTCGGCCGGCTCACCACCACGAGTGAGATCACTCTGCGGCTGCCCGCGGGGAGCATCTTCGTCGCCAACCACGACTCCCTCGCGGACCCGGCGGTCGTCATGGCCGCGCTGCGCCGCTACGACCTGGAGCCGGTCGTGCTGGCCGCCGCCGGGCTGTGGCGGATCCCCGGGTTCGGGCGGGCGCTGACCCGGGCCGGGCACATCCCCGTCCGGCGGGGGACGGCCCAGGCGGCGCTGGCGCTGGACGCCGCCGCCGAGGCGCTGGCCGGCGGCCGGCACGTGCTGCTGTACGGCGAGGGGAGGCTGCCGAGCCGCAGGGACGCGGGCGCGGCGCCGCCGGAGCCGTTCCGCACGGGACTGGCCCGGCTGGCCCGGACGTCCGGCGCGATGGTGGTCCCGGTGGGGCACGCGGGCGCCCGGCGGATCGCGTCGGGCTCGGCGGCGAAGCAGTTGGCCGGCACGCTCACCGCCCCGGTCCGGCGCCCACACTGCCACGTCCACCTCGGCGCCCCCCTCCGCCTGCCGACGGAAACCGACCGGGGCACGGCCTTCGCCCGCCACGCGGTCACGACGGCCTGGCGCACCGCGGCCCGAGCGGTCGGCGAACGCCTCCCGGTCTGA
- the pgm gene encoding phosphoglucomutase (alpha-D-glucose-1,6-bisphosphate-dependent), with amino-acid sequence MQHERAGRTAGPEDLVDVARLVTAYYALHPDPSDPAQRVTFGTSGHRGSSLDTAFNEDHIAATSQAICEYRAAQGIDGPLFLGADSHALSEPARVTALEVFAANDVTVLLDSADGYTPTPAVSHAILTYNRGRTTGLADGVVVTPSHNPPRDGGFKYNPPSGGPAGSDATSWIQDRANDVIAAGLKDVRRLPYTRALTAATTGRHDFLGAYVTDLPNVLDLDAIRAAGVRIGADPLGGASVAYWGRIAEQHRLDLTVVNPLTDPTWRFMTLDWDGKIRMDCSSPYAMASLIERRDRFDIATGNDADADRHGIVTPDGGLMNPNHYLATAIAYLYSHREQWPAAAGVGKTLVSSSMIDRVAADLGRPLVEVPVGFKWFVDGLVDGSLGFGGEESAGASFLRRDGSVWTTDKDGIILALLASEITAVTGRTPSQHYAALTDRFGSPAYARIDAPATREEKALLARLSPAQVTADTLAGEPVTGVLTEAPGNGAAIGGIKVTTANAWFAARPSGTEDVYKIYGESFLGADHLRRVQEEAKDVVMRALGG; translated from the coding sequence ATGCAGCACGAGCGAGCGGGTCGGACGGCCGGCCCCGAGGACCTCGTCGACGTCGCCCGGCTGGTCACCGCGTACTACGCCCTGCACCCGGACCCGTCCGACCCCGCGCAGCGCGTCACGTTCGGCACCTCGGGGCACCGCGGCTCGTCCCTCGACACCGCGTTCAACGAGGACCACATCGCCGCCACCAGCCAGGCCATCTGCGAGTACCGCGCCGCCCAGGGCATCGACGGCCCGCTCTTCCTCGGCGCCGACAGCCACGCCCTGTCCGAGCCCGCCCGGGTCACCGCGCTGGAGGTGTTCGCGGCCAACGACGTCACCGTGCTCCTGGACAGCGCCGACGGCTACACCCCCACCCCGGCCGTCTCGCACGCCATCCTCACTTACAACCGCGGCCGCACCACCGGCCTCGCGGACGGCGTCGTCGTCACCCCCTCGCACAACCCGCCCCGCGACGGCGGCTTCAAGTACAACCCGCCCAGCGGCGGCCCGGCCGGCTCCGACGCCACCTCCTGGATCCAGGACCGGGCGAACGACGTGATCGCCGCGGGCCTCAAGGACGTCCGCCGCCTCCCGTACACCCGGGCGCTCACCGCCGCCACGACCGGCCGCCACGACTTCCTCGGCGCCTACGTCACCGACCTCCCGAACGTCCTGGACCTGGACGCGATCCGGGCCGCCGGGGTACGCATCGGCGCCGACCCGCTGGGCGGCGCCTCGGTCGCCTACTGGGGCCGGATCGCCGAGCAGCACCGCCTCGACCTGACCGTGGTGAACCCGCTCACCGACCCCACCTGGCGGTTCATGACGCTCGACTGGGACGGCAAGATCCGCATGGACTGCTCCTCGCCGTACGCGATGGCCTCGCTCATCGAGCGCCGGGACCGCTTCGACATCGCCACCGGCAACGACGCCGACGCCGACCGGCACGGCATCGTCACCCCCGACGGGGGCCTGATGAACCCCAACCACTACCTGGCCACCGCCATCGCCTACCTCTACAGCCACCGCGAGCAGTGGCCGGCCGCGGCGGGTGTCGGCAAGACGCTGGTGTCCTCCTCGATGATCGACCGGGTCGCCGCCGACCTCGGCCGCCCGCTCGTCGAGGTGCCCGTCGGCTTCAAGTGGTTCGTGGACGGCCTGGTCGACGGTTCTCTCGGCTTCGGCGGCGAGGAGTCGGCCGGCGCCTCCTTCCTGCGCCGCGACGGCTCCGTGTGGACCACCGACAAGGACGGCATCATCCTGGCGCTGCTCGCCTCCGAGATCACCGCGGTGACCGGCAGGACGCCCTCGCAGCACTACGCCGCCCTGACCGACCGGTTCGGCTCACCGGCCTACGCCCGCATCGACGCCCCCGCGACCCGCGAGGAGAAGGCGCTGCTGGCCAGGCTCTCGCCCGCGCAGGTCACCGCCGACACCCTGGCCGGGGAGCCGGTCACCGGCGTCCTCACCGAGGCCCCGGGCAACGGCGCGGCCATCGGCGGCATCAAGGTGACCACCGCCAACGCCTGGTTCGCGGCCCGGCCGTCGGGCACCGAGGACGTCTACAAGATCTACGGCGAGTCGTTCCTCGGCGCCGACCATCTGCGCCGGGTCCAGGAGGAGGCGAAGGACGTGGTGATGCGGGCGCTGGGCGGCTGA
- a CDS encoding PP2C family protein-serine/threonine phosphatase: protein MSRKRPPDESDELLARLGSLTAQARERAELQRSRVELALALQRGMLPRDLPVAEGFRLAVRYAPACYGLNVGGDWYDVFTMPDGRIGLSIGDVQGHNIEATAFMGQVRVGLRALASVTGEPGDLLARTNDLLLSLGGDLFATCTFMRLDPATGVLESARAGHIPCVWATADGKSGIAEDEGGPPLGVAAGIDYPVTRYRLTKGGVFVLLTDGVVEGPSMSVDEGLDQVVRLAGIAAVAGLEAGALASAVIKGAERVGHEDDAAVLVVGHDGPLTGPPRIQP, encoded by the coding sequence GTGTCCCGCAAGCGCCCCCCGGACGAAAGCGACGAGCTGCTCGCCCGGCTCGGTTCGCTGACCGCCCAGGCGCGCGAGCGCGCGGAGCTGCAACGCTCACGCGTCGAACTGGCCCTCGCCCTCCAGCGCGGCATGCTGCCCAGGGACCTGCCCGTCGCCGAAGGCTTCCGGCTGGCCGTCCGCTACGCCCCCGCCTGCTACGGCCTCAACGTCGGCGGCGACTGGTACGACGTCTTCACCATGCCCGACGGACGGATCGGTCTGTCCATCGGGGACGTCCAGGGCCACAACATCGAGGCGACCGCGTTCATGGGCCAGGTGCGGGTCGGTCTGCGCGCCCTCGCCTCCGTCACCGGCGAACCCGGCGACCTCCTCGCCCGCACCAACGACCTGCTGCTCTCCCTCGGCGGCGACCTCTTCGCCACCTGCACCTTCATGCGGCTCGACCCCGCCACCGGCGTCCTGGAGAGCGCCCGCGCCGGACACATCCCGTGCGTCTGGGCGACCGCGGACGGCAAGTCCGGCATAGCCGAGGACGAGGGCGGCCCGCCGCTCGGCGTCGCCGCGGGCATCGACTACCCCGTCACCCGCTACCGGCTGACCAAGGGCGGGGTGTTCGTGCTGCTCACCGACGGGGTGGTGGAGGGACCGTCGATGTCCGTGGACGAGGGCCTCGACCAGGTCGTACGGCTGGCCGGCATCGCCGCCGTGGCCGGACTGGAGGCCGGCGCGCTCGCCTCCGCCGTGATCAAGGGCGCCGAGCGGGTCGGCCACGAGGACGACGCGGCGGTCCTCGTCGTCGGACACGACGGACCGCTCACCGGACCGCCCCGGATTCAGCCATAG
- a CDS encoding MASE1 domain-containing protein: MAAVVGTPESELRRTALYAVQVLAVAVCYYGAGRLGLMRQLTVEGAVFTPIWPPTGVAVACLLIFGLRVWPGISLGVLLVLLTITTLRPLGLVTVVGNTLAPVCACLMLRKVGFRTDLARLRDGLALVFLGALTAMLISSGIGVGLLVYGDRLDADSFWPVFLAWWVGDAMGVLIVTPVLLLLHRAQRALHLARWKEAVGLALICLAVVPLATRSPVSVLFLVYPLLIWAALRFELAGSMLCALFTSVMATLAATDHVGPFARLTRVEVMVKLQAFNGTMALTALLLSAVIMEQRNTRRSVESACQELVEVLEHLTAGDNRPAPYDPLSHGRDD; encoded by the coding sequence ATGGCTGCTGTGGTGGGTACCCCGGAATCGGAGCTGCGGCGGACGGCGCTCTACGCCGTCCAGGTGCTCGCGGTCGCCGTCTGCTACTACGGGGCCGGGCGCCTGGGACTGATGCGTCAGCTCACGGTCGAGGGCGCGGTGTTCACCCCCATCTGGCCGCCCACCGGAGTGGCGGTCGCCTGTCTGCTGATCTTCGGACTCCGGGTCTGGCCCGGCATCTCCCTCGGCGTCCTCCTCGTCCTTCTGACGATCACCACACTGCGGCCCCTGGGGCTGGTGACCGTGGTCGGCAACACGCTCGCCCCCGTCTGCGCCTGCCTCATGCTGCGCAAGGTGGGCTTCCGCACCGACCTCGCCCGGTTACGCGACGGCCTCGCCCTGGTCTTCCTGGGCGCCCTCACCGCCATGCTGATCAGCTCCGGCATCGGCGTGGGCCTCCTGGTGTACGGCGACCGGCTGGACGCGGACAGCTTCTGGCCGGTGTTCCTGGCCTGGTGGGTCGGGGACGCGATGGGCGTCCTGATCGTCACCCCGGTGCTGCTCCTGCTCCACCGGGCGCAGCGGGCGCTGCATCTGGCCCGCTGGAAGGAGGCCGTCGGGCTCGCGCTCATCTGCCTGGCCGTCGTCCCGCTCGCCACCCGCAGCCCCGTCAGCGTGCTCTTCCTCGTCTACCCGCTGCTGATCTGGGCGGCGCTCCGCTTCGAGCTGGCCGGCAGCATGCTGTGCGCGCTCTTCACCTCGGTCATGGCCACGCTCGCCGCCACGGACCACGTGGGGCCGTTCGCCCGGCTGACGCGGGTCGAGGTGATGGTCAAGCTCCAGGCGTTCAACGGCACCATGGCGCTGACCGCGCTGCTGCTGTCCGCCGTGATCATGGAACAGCGCAACACCCGCCGCTCCGTGGAGAGCGCCTGCCAGGAACTGGTCGAGGTCCTCGAACACCTCACCGCCGGCGACAACCGCCCCGCCCCCTACGACCCCCTCTCCCACGGCCGCGACGACTGA
- a CDS encoding GNAT family N-acetyltransferase, with amino-acid sequence MTAPAPRIDIVHPTDLTDTDLALWNDLRTTAATASAANPFMSAEFSQAVGRVRSDTRVAVLRRRGKPVGYFPYQRGRWGCGRAVGLGVSDCQGAVLPPGLHLDPHHLMRACSLNAWEFNHLESGQDLFLPYATAQFASPVVDLTGGFTAYEDHLRAHARGFWKAARSQERRMTRNLGPLRFVFDDPDPAALRALIAWKSAHYRRTGRRDPFSQPWIARLVDLLSATAAPDCTGTLSVLYAADRPVAAHFGLRSRTVLSCWFPSYDLAVATYSPGRVLYLRMIEAAAGAGIDLVDFGRGEAAYKNSFKTGDLLVHEGALRTAGPGAALHWLRREPMRAAHRLVRDHPALKSAAVRTLRTVGTIRAR; translated from the coding sequence ATGACCGCCCCCGCACCCCGAATCGACATCGTCCACCCCACCGACCTGACGGACACCGACCTCGCCCTGTGGAACGACCTCCGCACCACCGCCGCGACAGCCAGCGCGGCCAACCCTTTCATGAGCGCGGAGTTCAGCCAGGCAGTCGGCCGGGTCCGCTCGGACACCCGCGTCGCGGTCCTGCGCCGCAGAGGCAAACCCGTCGGCTACTTCCCCTACCAGCGCGGCCGATGGGGCTGCGGCCGCGCCGTCGGCCTGGGCGTCTCCGACTGCCAGGGGGCCGTCCTCCCGCCCGGCCTGCACCTGGACCCGCACCACCTGATGCGGGCCTGCTCCCTGAACGCCTGGGAGTTCAACCACCTGGAGAGCGGCCAGGACCTCTTCCTGCCGTACGCCACCGCCCAGTTCGCCTCCCCCGTCGTGGACCTCACCGGCGGCTTCACCGCCTACGAGGACCACCTGCGCGCCCACGCCCGCGGCTTCTGGAAGGCGGCCCGGTCCCAGGAACGCCGGATGACCCGCAACCTCGGCCCGCTGCGCTTCGTCTTCGACGACCCGGACCCCGCCGCCCTGCGCGCCCTGATCGCCTGGAAGTCGGCCCACTACCGCCGCACCGGCCGCCGCGACCCCTTCTCCCAGCCCTGGATCGCCCGGCTGGTCGACCTGCTCTCCGCGACCGCCGCCCCGGACTGCACGGGCACCCTGTCGGTCCTCTACGCCGCGGACCGCCCCGTCGCCGCCCACTTCGGCCTGCGCTCCCGCACCGTCCTGTCCTGCTGGTTCCCCTCGTACGACCTCGCCGTGGCGACGTACTCACCCGGCCGTGTCCTCTATCTGCGCATGATCGAGGCCGCCGCCGGGGCCGGCATCGACCTCGTGGACTTCGGCCGAGGCGAGGCGGCGTACAAGAACTCCTTCAAGACGGGCGATCTGCTCGTCCACGAGGGCGCCCTGCGCACGGCGGGCCCCGGCGCCGCCCTGCACTGGCTGCGCCGTGAGCCGATGCGGGCCGCCCACCGGCTGGTGCGGGACCATCCGGCCCTCAAGAGCGCGGCCGTACGGACCCTGAGGACCGTGGGCACGATCCGCGCCCGCTGA
- a CDS encoding YhgE/Pip domain-containing protein, with amino-acid sequence MAAPGPEARATALLRRPHLWLVPTVLTGLLTLLLSLLYMGGIVNPNGDLRDLPIALVNGDTGEPPAGQRQNVGTRIAEAIAADTAGGKADWRTLTRAEAQEQLDSGRVYGALVIPPGFTDSVTALTTTGATARPTMTVLTNPGKGSLGSSLASQISTAAARQASAGLGEQLTAAAGSADSTIKVLLADPVEIVTEVGHPIGSHSGLGLSAFYYTLLLVLAGFMGGNVISNGVDTALGYADNEIGPWHTRRPTVPINRTQTLLLKMAMTAGITLVSVSLVMLACVTILGMDATHLPLLWVYSYCAALAVGLGVQAINAAFGGIGQLVSMFVFIVLGLPSSGATVPLQAVPAFYRFLSYFEPMRQLSDGVRAILFFDARGDAGLTRSWIMIAIGTVLAFAFGFAMTGYYDRKGHKRLTPQPA; translated from the coding sequence ATGGCCGCCCCCGGTCCCGAGGCCCGCGCCACCGCACTGCTGCGCCGACCCCACCTGTGGCTCGTCCCCACCGTCCTGACCGGACTGCTCACCCTGCTGCTGTCCCTCCTCTACATGGGCGGCATCGTCAACCCCAACGGCGACCTGCGCGATCTGCCCATCGCCCTGGTCAACGGCGACACCGGCGAACCGCCCGCCGGACAGCGGCAGAACGTCGGCACGCGGATCGCCGAAGCCATCGCCGCCGACACGGCCGGCGGCAAGGCCGACTGGCGCACCCTCACCCGCGCCGAGGCGCAGGAACAGCTCGACTCCGGCCGGGTCTACGGCGCCCTCGTCATCCCGCCCGGCTTCACCGACTCGGTCACGGCGCTGACCACCACCGGCGCCACCGCCCGGCCGACGATGACGGTGCTCACCAACCCCGGCAAGGGCAGCCTCGGCTCCTCCCTGGCGAGCCAGATCTCCACCGCGGCGGCCCGGCAGGCGTCCGCCGGCCTCGGCGAACAGCTCACCGCGGCCGCCGGCTCGGCCGACTCCACCATCAAGGTGCTGCTCGCCGACCCGGTGGAGATCGTCACCGAGGTCGGGCACCCCATCGGCAGCCACAGCGGCCTGGGCCTGTCCGCCTTCTACTACACGCTGCTGCTCGTCCTGGCCGGCTTCATGGGCGGCAACGTCATCAGCAACGGCGTCGACACCGCCCTCGGCTACGCCGACAACGAGATCGGCCCCTGGCACACCCGCCGCCCGACCGTGCCCATCAACCGCACCCAGACCCTGCTGCTGAAGATGGCGATGACGGCGGGCATCACCCTCGTCAGCGTCTCCCTCGTCATGCTGGCCTGCGTCACGATCCTCGGCATGGACGCCACCCATCTGCCCCTGCTGTGGGTGTACTCGTACTGCGCGGCGCTCGCCGTCGGCCTCGGCGTGCAGGCCATCAACGCCGCGTTCGGCGGGATCGGCCAACTGGTCTCCATGTTCGTCTTCATCGTCCTGGGCCTGCCCTCCTCCGGGGCCACCGTCCCGCTCCAGGCGGTGCCCGCGTTCTACCGCTTCCTGTCCTACTTCGAGCCGATGCGCCAGCTCAGCGACGGCGTCCGGGCCATCCTCTTCTTCGACGCCCGCGGCGACGCCGGCCTCACCCGCTCCTGGATCATGATCGCCATCGGCACGGTCCTCGCGTTCGCCTTCGGTTTCGCGATGACCGGCTACTACGACAGGAAGGGCCACAAGCGCCTCACCCCCCAGCCCGCGTGA
- a CDS encoding GNAT family N-acetyltransferase, whose translation MSGDGSLLARIERYYATVPLLFADAEEYGTLRLFVRKEPGAPYYGGPGHAQPGGAGGVADGDIARVRARQRELGVPEAFEWLAEAAPDLRERVGAAGLTVAERPLMVLDPGLPLAPRALPAGVSVRAVEADDPALPAVLALPRLAFGPDGTAGARELAAAAEGVVADGTVEAVRPTLRAGHKRLLAAFGPDGVPLAAGHFHPAGGATEIGGVGTLPTARRQGLAAAVTTALAVDAREHGVTTVFLAYAAESVARLYARLGFRPAGVTLLIADQPARS comes from the coding sequence ATGAGCGGCGACGGCTCCCTGCTCGCCCGGATCGAGCGGTACTACGCCACCGTTCCGCTGCTGTTCGCCGATGCCGAGGAGTACGGCACGCTGCGGCTGTTCGTGCGGAAGGAGCCGGGTGCGCCGTACTACGGCGGGCCGGGGCACGCCCAGCCCGGCGGGGCGGGCGGTGTGGCCGACGGTGACATCGCGCGGGTGCGGGCCCGGCAGCGGGAGCTGGGGGTACCGGAGGCGTTCGAGTGGCTGGCCGAGGCCGCGCCGGATCTGCGGGAACGGGTCGGGGCCGCCGGACTGACCGTGGCGGAGCGGCCGTTGATGGTGCTGGACCCGGGGCTGCCCCTGGCGCCGCGGGCGCTGCCGGCCGGGGTGTCCGTCCGTGCGGTGGAGGCCGACGATCCGGCCCTGCCCGCCGTCCTCGCGCTGCCCCGGCTGGCCTTCGGCCCGGACGGCACGGCCGGTGCGCGGGAGTTGGCGGCGGCCGCCGAGGGCGTGGTCGCGGACGGCACCGTCGAGGCGGTACGGCCGACCCTGCGCGCCGGGCACAAGCGGCTGCTCGCCGCCTTCGGGCCGGACGGCGTCCCGCTGGCCGCCGGCCACTTCCATCCGGCGGGCGGCGCTACCGAGATCGGCGGCGTGGGCACCCTGCCCACGGCCCGTCGGCAGGGGCTGGCCGCCGCGGTCACGACAGCCCTGGCCGTCGACGCCCGGGAGCACGGTGTGACCACCGTGTTCCTGGCCTACGCCGCGGAATCCGTCGCCCGTCTCTACGCCCGACTGGGTTTCCGCCCCGCCGGGGTCACGCTCCTGATAGCCGATCAGCCCGCCCGCTCCTGA